Proteins encoded together in one Vigna angularis cultivar LongXiaoDou No.4 chromosome 5, ASM1680809v1, whole genome shotgun sequence window:
- the LOC128196650 gene encoding EPIDERMAL PATTERNING FACTOR-like protein 1, protein MDTTVKQTLCGNVLLLILFCTLIFSSGAAFIKDSEIGENLVSSTDRPKMLIGSSPPTCISRCNNCTPCKPILVPLPPPVPQQTHSTFEQPHTAFQRPDDFGPETVIWKCTCGGKLYNP, encoded by the exons ATGGATACCACAGTGAAGCAAACTCTTTGTGGCAATGTCTTGTTATTGATATTGTTTTGTACACTGATCTTCAGTAGCGGTGCTGCTTTTATCAAGG ACAGTGAAATTGGAGAAAATTTGGTGTCATCAACGGATAGGCCTAAGATGCTTATTGGATCAAGTCCACCAACCTGCATTTCCAGGTGTAACAACTGCACACCTTGCAAACCAATTCTTGTACCATTGCCACCTCCTGTTCCACAACAAACCCACTCTACCTTTGAGCAACCTCACACAGCCTTCCAGCGACCCGATGACTTTGGGCCTGAGACTGTGATCTGGAAATGCACTTGTGGCGGCAAGCTGTACAATCCGTAG
- the LOC128196651 gene encoding uncharacterized protein LOC128196651, which produces MAANPNGHGDGQARRTLEDYSTFSGPLHFNSISRPRVNAANMEIKPALIHLVQNNQFQGLSHENPYNHLATFIEICNTVKIHDVPDEAIRLSLFPFSLVGNAKVWLNSFPENSFTAWEDVVAKFLNKYFPQSKVNKGKQEISSFQQDGSETLSQAWDRFKGLLRRTPTHGPDNKMILDAAAGGTMMSVDAEQATRIIEALASTHHQAQHNRQTVQRKGILDLSTTDAILAQNKILTQQMEALTKQMANLPEQLKAVQSPPSQQPMRCNFCGGDHPNGHCSYQSSSQEGEVQYVSNQGRSGNFSNNNNFSQGWRNNQSQNFGWKQDDGPSNRQPPYQHQQQNPSVYERTTKLEDTLEKFMQASMTNQKNTEASIRNLETQVGQLAKQLSDQQAGHFSATQTNPKEHCKSITTRSGTIVGRGIGDNLVVEEEINIPFVEAMEQMPTYAKFMKELLTKKRRFSDETVELEAGCSAIIQKSLPQKSKDPGSFTIPVTIGTLAVGKALLDLGASINLMPLSMLRRIGDLEVRPTRMTLQLVDRSLKYPYGVAEDVLVKVDKFMFPVDFVVMDIEEDVEVPLILGRPFMKTAKVIIDVDDGKLKVRVQDDEVNFNVFEAIQHPNDKQQCFKMDVVDEICLVARKQLAKASPLEISTLSLLVAPVRCRSSLSAAVSSLFVAVNCNFKFFNLVAILVSVRYRLSPSAVVRRHCSVWRPLNLVRLFTRQPTTLVGSPDSPPRSVTRHLFARCE; this is translated from the exons aTGGCCGCCAATCCAAATGGTCATGGTGATGGCCAAGCTAGACGCACCTTGGAGGACTATTCTACATTCTCAGGGCCTCTTCACTTTAACAGCATTTCTAGGCCAAGAGTTAATGCCGCCAACATGGAGATAAAGCCTGCTCTCATCCATTtggtgcagaacaatcagttCCAGGGCCTTTCTCATGAGAATCCGTACAATCATTTGGCCACCTTCATTGAGATATGTAATACTGTGAAGATTCATGATGTTCCTGATGAAGCTATAAGGCtgagcctgtttccattctcgtTGGTAGGAAACGCCAAGGtgtggttgaattcttttcctgaGAATAGCTTCACGGCATGGGAGGACGTGGTTGCCAAGTTCctcaacaaatacttcccacagtcaaaaGTTAATAAAGGGAAGCAGGAAATCTCATCTTTTCAGCAAGATGGTAGTGAAACTTTGAGCCAAGCATGGGATAGGTTCAAGGGCTTACTACGAAGGACGCCCACTCATGG GCCAGACAACAAAATGATATTAGATGCAGCGGCTGGAGGAACAATGATGTCTGTAGATGCAGAACAAGCAACAAGAATCATTGAGGCACTAGCATCTACACACCATCAAGCCCAACATAACAGACAAACAGTTCAACGGAAAGGAATTCTTGATCTCAGCACTACAGATGCAATTTTAGCTCAGAATAAAATTTTGACTCAGCAGATGGAAGCATTAACCAAACAGATGGCTAACTTACCTGAGCAATTAAAAGCAGTACAATCTCCTCCTAGTCAACAACCCATGAGATGTAACTTCTGTGGAGGTGACCATCCCAACGGTCATTGTTCATATCAAAGTAGCTCACAAGAAGGAGAAGTTCAATATGTGAGTAATCAAGGAAGATCAGGGAATTTCTCTAACAACAATAACTTTTCACAGGGGTGGAGAAACAATCAAAGTCAGAATTTTGGATGGAAACAAGATGATGGTCCTTCAAATAGACAACCTCCTTATCAGCATCAACAACAAAATCCTTCTGTGTATGAAAGAACAACCAAATTAGAGGATACTTTAGAAAAATTCATGCAAGCTTCTATGACCAATCAGAAAAATACAGAAGCTTCAATCAGGAATCTTGAAACACAGGTGGGACAGTTGGCTAAACAACTATCAGATCAACAGGCAGGTCATTTTTCAGCCACCCAAACTAATCCCAAGGAGCATTGTAAATCAATTACTACCAGGAGTGGTACAATTGTGGGAAGAGGGATAGGAGACAATCTTGTTGTGGAGGAGGAA ATTAATATTCCATTTGTGGAAGCTATGGAGCAGATGCCAACTTATGCAAAATTCATGAAAGAGCTCCtgacaaagaaaagaagattttcTGATGAGACAGTGGAGCTTGAAGCAGGCTGCAGTGCTATAATCCAAAAATCATTACCCCAAAAATCCAAGGACCCtggaagtttcaccattccagTCACAATTGGGACATTGGCAGTAGGTAAAGCCTTACTTGATTTGGGTGCTAGTAtaaatttgatgcctttgtccATGCTAAGAAGGATAGGAGATTTGGAAGTAAGGCCTACACGGATGACATTACAATTAGTTGACAGATCCCTAAAATATCCTTATGGTGTGGCAGAGGATGTCTTAGTTAAAGTTGATAAATTCATGTTCCCAGTTGACTTTGTGGTAATGGATATTGAGGAGGATGTTGAAGTTCCTCTGATTTTGGgaagaccttttatgaagactgctaagGTCAttattgatgttgatgatggcaAACTAAAGGTTAGAGTGCAGGATGATGAAGTCaactttaatgtttttgaagcaatcCAGCATCCTAATGATAAACAACAATGTTTCAAAATGGATGTGGTAGATGAAATTTGTCTAGTAGCCAGGAAGCAATTGGCAAAAGCAAGTCCATTGGagatctcaa CACTGTCACTGCTGGTCGCACCTGTCCGGTGCCGTTCGTCGTTGTCTGCGGCTGTCTCGTCACTATTTGTAGCTGTCAACTGCAATTTCAAGTTTTTCAACTTGGTTGCCATCCTTGTATCAGTCCGCTACCGTCTGTCGCCATCCGCCGTCGTCCGCCGCCACTGTTCCGTCTGGCGACCACTGaatctggttcgcctcttcacgcgacAGCCAACCACGCTGGTGGGTTCGCCTGATTCTCCTCCACGCTCCGTCACGCGCCACCTCTTTGCGCGCTGCGAATAG